Proteins encoded together in one Anoxybacillus flavithermus window:
- the yhbH gene encoding sporulation protein YhbH: MSRNFIVSKEDWSLHRKGHDDQKRHEEKVKEAIKNNLGDLITEESIIMSNGRDVIKIPIRSLDEYKIRYNYDKNKHVGQGDGDSQVGDVIARDGSGDGQKGPGKGQGAGDLAGQDYYEAEVSLMELEEALFSQLELPDLRKKQHADHVVQHIEFNDIRRTGLMGNIDKKKTMMAAFKRNALSGNPSFYPIYPEDLKFKTWNEVIKPDSKAVVIAMMDTSGSMGVWEKYMARSFFFWMTRFLRTKYETVDIVFIAHHTEAKIVTEEEFFTKGESGGTICSSAYRKALEVIETTYSPTKYNIYPFHFSDGDNLTSDNARCVKLVQELMKVSNMFGYGEVNQYNRHSTLMSAYKHIKDEKFRYYILKQKSDVLQAMKSFFRKEENKAFV, encoded by the coding sequence ATGAGTAGAAACTTCATTGTGTCAAAGGAAGATTGGTCCCTCCATCGAAAAGGCCACGATGATCAAAAACGGCACGAAGAAAAAGTGAAAGAGGCAATTAAAAATAATCTCGGTGACTTAATTACAGAAGAAAGCATCATTATGTCCAACGGTCGCGATGTCATTAAGATTCCGATTCGTTCGTTAGATGAATATAAAATTCGTTACAACTATGACAAAAATAAGCACGTCGGCCAAGGCGATGGGGACAGTCAAGTTGGTGATGTTATTGCGCGCGACGGTTCTGGTGACGGTCAAAAAGGACCCGGAAAAGGGCAAGGGGCAGGTGATTTGGCAGGGCAAGATTATTATGAAGCAGAAGTATCTCTAATGGAACTTGAAGAAGCGTTATTCAGTCAATTAGAACTTCCAGACTTAAGGAAAAAACAACACGCTGATCATGTTGTGCAACATATTGAGTTTAACGATATTCGCCGAACGGGATTGATGGGGAACATCGACAAGAAAAAAACAATGATGGCTGCGTTTAAACGAAATGCATTAAGTGGCAATCCGAGTTTTTATCCAATTTATCCCGAAGATTTAAAATTTAAAACGTGGAATGAAGTCATTAAGCCGGATTCGAAAGCGGTTGTCATCGCAATGATGGACACGAGCGGATCAATGGGCGTATGGGAAAAGTATATGGCTAGAAGCTTCTTCTTTTGGATGACGCGATTTTTACGGACGAAATACGAAACGGTCGATATTGTTTTTATCGCGCATCATACTGAAGCGAAAATTGTAACGGAAGAAGAATTTTTTACAAAAGGGGAAAGTGGCGGGACGATATGTTCATCAGCGTATCGAAAGGCACTTGAAGTCATTGAAACGACCTATTCACCGACGAAGTATAACATTTATCCATTTCACTTTTCCGATGGCGATAATTTAACGTCCGATAACGCCCGCTGTGTCAAGCTTGTGCAAGAATTAATGAAAGTATCGAATATGTTTGGATATGGAGAAGTGAATCAGTACAATCGTCACTCTACCCTTATGTCAGCATATAAACATATTAAGGATGAAAAATTCCGTTACTACATTTTAAAACAAAAATCAGACGTGTTACAGGCAATGAAAAGTTTCTTCCGAAAAGAAGAAAATAAGGCATTTGTATAA
- a CDS encoding sulfurtransferase TusA family protein has translation MKADLVVDAKGLACPMPIVRTKKAMDTLQSGQVLEIHVTDKGAKNDLSAWAKSAGHEVIDMIEEGDVLKFWVRKA, from the coding sequence ATGAAAGCGGATCTTGTTGTTGATGCAAAAGGGTTAGCGTGTCCAATGCCGATTGTTCGGACAAAAAAAGCGATGGATACGTTACAATCAGGTCAAGTGCTAGAAATTCATGTCACGGATAAAGGAGCAAAAAACGATTTATCTGCATGGGCGAAATCGGCTGGTCATGAGGTGATCGACATGATTGAAGAAGGAGATGTACTAAAATTTTGGGTTCGTAAAGCGTAG
- a CDS encoding MBL fold metallo-hydrolase, whose translation MAVHALTAQQINEMIVNKEPFFLFDVRNESDFADWKIEGEQIEYLNIPYFELIDGVEPVLERLPKDKKIVVVCAKEGSSMMVAEMLAEKGLEVFYLKGGMKAWSEYLYPVVVYQNEDMKVYQFIRVGKGCLSYMVVSGKEALIIDPSRFIDVYKQVAEKENVTITHIVDSHLHADHISGGYELAKQTGAKYYLMKSEGAVFEFEPLENHDRIEFEKVSLEVLAIKTPGHTPGSVSFFVNNKLLFSGDTIFVSGLGRPDLGGKAREWAKDLYDTVYNKVAQIADDVIVLPAHYANFDQEVNEQGYIGNTLGNIRQMNEIMQGKTKEEFVEHVAQSASSETPPNFEDIIAINRGVKDATQEQQQELEIGPNRCAVHHTH comes from the coding sequence ATGGCAGTACATGCATTAACGGCACAGCAAATAAACGAGATGATTGTAAATAAAGAACCGTTTTTCTTATTTGATGTTCGCAATGAGTCAGACTTTGCGGATTGGAAAATTGAAGGGGAACAAATTGAATATTTAAATATCCCTTATTTTGAACTCATTGATGGTGTGGAGCCTGTGTTAGAGCGTTTACCGAAAGATAAAAAAATCGTCGTCGTTTGTGCAAAAGAAGGGTCTTCTATGATGGTTGCGGAAATGCTCGCCGAAAAAGGATTAGAAGTATTTTATTTAAAAGGCGGCATGAAAGCATGGAGTGAATATTTATATCCGGTTGTCGTATATCAAAATGAAGATATGAAAGTATATCAATTCATCCGAGTCGGCAAAGGTTGTCTTTCTTACATGGTCGTATCAGGAAAAGAAGCTCTTATCATTGACCCTTCTCGTTTTATCGATGTGTATAAACAAGTGGCAGAAAAAGAAAATGTAACGATTACTCATATCGTTGACTCGCATCTGCATGCAGACCATATTTCAGGCGGATATGAATTGGCGAAACAAACAGGAGCAAAGTACTACTTAATGAAAAGTGAAGGAGCCGTATTTGAATTCGAGCCGCTTGAAAACCATGATCGCATTGAATTTGAAAAAGTCAGCTTAGAAGTATTAGCGATTAAAACACCAGGTCATACTCCGGGAAGTGTATCGTTCTTCGTAAACAATAAATTGTTATTCTCAGGCGATACCATTTTCGTCAGCGGTCTTGGTCGACCAGACCTTGGTGGAAAAGCGCGCGAGTGGGCAAAAGACTTATACGACACAGTATATAACAAAGTCGCACAAATTGCAGATGATGTCATTGTCCTGCCAGCACACTATGCAAACTTCGATCAAGAAGTGAATGAGCAAGGATATATTGGCAATACGTTAGGAAACATTCGTCAAATGAATGAAATTATGCAAGGGAAAACGAAAGAGGAGTTCGTTGAACATGTGGCACAATCGGCATCTTCTGAAACACCGCCAAACTTTGAAGACATTATTGCTATTAACCGTGGCGTAAAAGATGCTACACAAGAGCAACAACAAGAACTTGAAATTGGTCCAAACCGTTGTGCTGTTCACCATACACACTAA
- a CDS encoding sulfite exporter TauE/SafE family protein, whose product MSIGFIVTIFLIGFIGSFISGMVGIGGSIIKYPMLLYIPPLLGYAAFSAHEVSGISAIQVLFATIGGVWAYRKGGYLNKTLIIYMGTSILIGSFIGGYGSKLMSEGGINIVYAVLATIAAMMMFVPKKGIDNISLDQVTFNKWLAAALAFIVGVSAGIVGAAGAFILVPIMLVVLKIPTRMTIATSLAITFISSIGATVGKITTGQFDFWTAFIMVVASLIASPIGANVGKKVNTKILQFILSALIVATAIKIWLDIL is encoded by the coding sequence ATGAGCATAGGTTTTATCGTGACGATTTTTCTCATCGGCTTCATCGGTTCGTTCATTTCCGGCATGGTTGGGATTGGTGGTTCAATTATTAAATATCCGATGTTGCTATATATCCCTCCATTGTTAGGCTATGCGGCATTCAGCGCACATGAAGTATCAGGTATTAGCGCCATTCAAGTATTATTTGCGACGATTGGCGGTGTTTGGGCGTACCGTAAAGGTGGGTATTTAAACAAGACGTTAATTATTTACATGGGAACGAGCATTTTGATCGGTAGTTTCATTGGCGGTTACGGCTCGAAATTAATGAGCGAAGGCGGCATCAATATCGTTTATGCGGTGTTAGCTACTATCGCGGCAATGATGATGTTCGTTCCGAAAAAAGGAATTGACAACATTTCACTTGATCAAGTAACATTCAACAAATGGCTTGCTGCGGCATTAGCATTCATTGTCGGTGTGAGCGCTGGAATTGTTGGTGCTGCTGGTGCGTTTATTCTCGTACCAATTATGCTCGTCGTATTAAAAATTCCAACGCGCATGACAATTGCGACTTCACTAGCTATTACGTTTATTTCATCGATTGGGGCAACAGTAGGAAAAATTACGACAGGTCAATTTGATTTTTGGACGGCGTTCATTATGGTTGTTGCAAGTTTAATTGCTTCCCCGATTGGAGCGAACGTTGGTAAAAAGGTAAATACAAAAATATTACAGTTTATTTTATCAGCACTTATCGTAGCAACAGCTATTAAAATTTGGTTGGATATTTTGTAA
- a CDS encoding rhodanese-like domain-containing protein: MKHILPQEVDQQLKEGRALSIIDVREDEEVAQGKIPGACHIPLGQLLERMNEVNKDQEHILVCRSGNRSGMACQLLESYGYRVVNMTGGMLEWTGEVEKGEGVK, translated from the coding sequence ATGAAGCATATATTGCCACAGGAAGTAGATCAACAGTTAAAAGAAGGGCGTGCGCTAAGCATTATTGATGTCCGCGAGGATGAAGAAGTGGCTCAAGGGAAAATTCCTGGTGCTTGTCACATCCCGCTCGGTCAATTACTTGAGCGGATGAACGAAGTGAATAAAGATCAAGAACATATTCTTGTCTGCCGCTCAGGAAATCGAAGCGGTATGGCTTGCCAATTGTTAGAGAGTTACGGATACCGCGTCGTAAATATGACGGGCGGGATGCTCGAATGGACAGGAGAAGTTGAAAAAGGGGAGGGAGTAAAGTGA
- a CDS encoding DsrE/DsrF/DrsH-like family protein translates to MKKRVAIIAANGGLFDAYKVFNIATAAAATEAEVAIFFTFEGLNLIHKEAYKQLPLPEGKEQIQQGFAQANVPSIPELVGMAQEMGVKFIACQMTMDVMGLTKEHFVDGIDVGGAVTFLDFAKDADITLTF, encoded by the coding sequence ATGAAAAAACGTGTAGCAATTATTGCAGCAAACGGCGGTTTATTTGATGCATATAAAGTATTTAACATTGCAACAGCAGCTGCGGCAACAGAAGCGGAAGTAGCGATTTTCTTTACGTTTGAAGGACTGAATTTAATTCATAAGGAAGCGTATAAACAACTGCCGTTGCCAGAAGGAAAAGAACAAATTCAACAAGGATTTGCACAAGCGAACGTCCCATCCATTCCAGAACTTGTGGGAATGGCGCAAGAAATGGGCGTGAAGTTTATCGCATGCCAAATGACGATGGATGTTATGGGATTAACAAAAGAACATTTTGTAGACGGCATTGATGTTGGTGGAGCCGTTACATTCCTTGATTTTGCGAAAGACGCTGACATTACATTGACATTTTAA
- a CDS encoding sulfurtransferase TusA family protein: MTIHVDYVVDARGLACPMPIVRTKKAMEQLQPGQVLEVQATDKGSLADIQGWAKNTGHQYIGTIEEGEVLKHYLRKANPTEVKVETKYPHVVALDELQRKVENNEQPFILDVREEAEYAFGHIPGAYHIPLGQLEIRMNELNKNETIYVICRTGNRSDLAAQQLAEKGFAHVFNVIPGMTEWKGTMVKGGNE; the protein is encoded by the coding sequence GTGACAATTCACGTAGATTATGTCGTTGATGCGCGTGGACTAGCGTGTCCGATGCCGATTGTTCGTACGAAAAAGGCGATGGAGCAATTACAACCTGGTCAAGTGCTTGAGGTGCAAGCAACGGATAAAGGATCGCTTGCCGATATTCAAGGTTGGGCAAAAAATACAGGCCATCAATACATCGGAACGATCGAAGAAGGGGAGGTATTGAAGCATTACCTTCGTAAGGCGAATCCTACCGAAGTGAAAGTAGAAACAAAATACCCTCATGTCGTCGCTTTAGATGAATTGCAAAGAAAAGTAGAAAACAATGAACAACCGTTTATTTTAGATGTGCGTGAAGAAGCAGAATATGCGTTTGGTCATATACCAGGGGCGTATCATATTCCGCTTGGACAATTAGAAATACGTATGAATGAATTAAACAAAAATGAGACGATTTACGTCATTTGTCGAACAGGCAATCGCAGTGACCTTGCAGCCCAACAATTAGCTGAAAAAGGATTTGCGCATGTATTTAATGTCATTCCAGGTATGACAGAATGGAAAGGAACAATGGTTAAAGGGGGAAATGAATAA
- a CDS encoding DsrE/DsrF/DrsH-like family protein gives MEKKEKTTIILFSGDLDKAMAAFIIANGAAAYDHDVTIFFTFWGLNTLRKEESVSVKKGWLEKMFGWMMPKGANRLGLSKMNMGGLGPKMIKHVMKKHNAMTLPQLIEMAQEQGVKLVACTMTMDLLGIKKEELIDGVELGGVAAYLGDATEGKVNLFI, from the coding sequence ATGGAAAAGAAGGAGAAAACAACAATTATTTTATTTAGTGGTGATTTAGATAAAGCGATGGCAGCGTTTATTATTGCCAACGGTGCTGCGGCTTATGATCATGATGTGACGATTTTCTTTACCTTTTGGGGATTAAATACGTTACGAAAAGAAGAAAGCGTGTCTGTAAAAAAAGGATGGCTTGAAAAAATGTTTGGCTGGATGATGCCAAAAGGAGCGAATCGACTAGGATTATCGAAAATGAACATGGGCGGACTCGGTCCAAAAATGATTAAACATGTGATGAAAAAACATAACGCGATGACGCTTCCGCAATTAATTGAAATGGCACAAGAGCAAGGAGTGAAACTTGTCGCTTGCACGATGACAATGGATTTATTAGGCATTAAGAAAGAAGAATTAATTGATGGTGTTGAACTTGGAGGGGTCGCTGCTTATTTAGGAGATGCGACAGAAGGAAAAGTAAATTTATTTATTTAA
- a CDS encoding PrkA family serine protein kinase, protein MDILKKIQKYREEEQKLKWEGTFAEYLEIVKEKPWVAQSAHSRVYNMIKDAGVEEVDGKKKYNFFSGQLFGLEEALERLVEEYFHPAAKRLDVRKRILLLMGPVSGGKSTLVTMLKRGLEAYSYTDRGAVYAIKGCPMHEDPLHLIPHHLRDEFYKEYGIRIEGNLSPLNMMRLEKEYGGRIEDVMVERIFFSEDKRVGIGTFSPSDPKSQDIADLTGSIDFSTIAQYGSESDPRAYRFDGELNKANRGIMEFQEMLKCDEKFLWHLLSLTQEGNFKAGRFALISADELIVAHTNETEYRSFIANKKNEALHSRIIVMPIPYNLKVSEEERIYEKMIRESDVEDVHIAPHTLRVAAMFTILTRLKEPKRGDIDLVKKMRLYDGELVEGFNEVDVEELKKEYPDEGMSGIDPRYVINRISSCIIRKEVPSINALDVLRALKEGLEHHPSISKEDRERYLNFISIARKEYDEIAKREVQKAFVYSYEESAKTLMDNYLDNVEAYCNRAKIRDPLTGEEMNPDEKLMRSIEEQIGISENAKKAFREEILIRISAYARKGQRFDYNSHERLREAIQKKLFADLKDIVKITTSTKTPDEQQLKKINEVVARLIDEYGYNSTSANELLRYVGSLLNR, encoded by the coding sequence ATGGACATTTTAAAAAAAATACAAAAATATAGAGAAGAAGAACAGAAGTTAAAGTGGGAAGGGACATTTGCGGAATATTTAGAAATCGTAAAAGAAAAGCCATGGGTAGCTCAGTCTGCTCATTCCCGCGTTTACAATATGATCAAAGATGCGGGCGTAGAAGAAGTGGATGGGAAGAAAAAATACAACTTTTTTAGCGGCCAGTTGTTTGGACTTGAGGAAGCGCTAGAGCGTCTTGTAGAAGAATATTTTCATCCAGCTGCGAAACGATTAGATGTTCGAAAACGTATTTTGTTGTTAATGGGGCCAGTAAGCGGCGGAAAATCGACGCTTGTGACGATGTTAAAGAGAGGGCTTGAGGCGTACTCATATACCGATCGTGGTGCTGTATATGCCATTAAAGGATGTCCGATGCACGAAGATCCGCTTCATTTAATCCCGCACCATTTACGCGACGAGTTTTATAAAGAGTACGGTATTCGTATCGAAGGAAATTTGTCGCCATTAAATATGATGCGGCTTGAAAAAGAATACGGTGGGCGCATTGAAGATGTGATGGTTGAACGCATCTTTTTCTCAGAAGATAAACGTGTCGGAATCGGGACGTTCAGCCCATCCGATCCGAAGTCCCAAGATATTGCTGATTTAACAGGAAGCATTGATTTTTCTACGATTGCTCAATATGGGTCCGAATCGGATCCGCGCGCATATCGCTTTGATGGGGAGTTAAACAAAGCAAATCGCGGCATTATGGAATTTCAAGAGATGCTGAAATGTGATGAAAAATTTTTATGGCATTTACTTTCTTTGACGCAAGAAGGAAATTTTAAAGCGGGACGTTTTGCACTTATTAGTGCTGATGAGCTCATTGTTGCTCATACGAATGAAACAGAGTATCGTTCGTTTATTGCTAATAAGAAAAATGAGGCGCTTCATTCGCGAATTATCGTCATGCCGATTCCATATAACTTAAAAGTGTCAGAAGAAGAGCGTATTTATGAAAAAATGATTCGCGAAAGTGACGTAGAAGATGTGCATATTGCACCGCATACGCTGCGGGTAGCAGCGATGTTTACCATTTTAACGCGATTGAAAGAGCCGAAGCGCGGTGATATCGACCTTGTGAAAAAAATGCGCTTGTATGACGGTGAGTTAGTTGAAGGATTTAATGAAGTGGATGTCGAAGAGCTGAAAAAAGAATATCCAGATGAAGGAATGAGTGGTATTGATCCACGTTATGTTATTAATCGTATTTCGTCTTGTATCATTCGAAAAGAAGTGCCGTCCATTAATGCATTAGATGTATTGCGAGCATTAAAAGAAGGGCTAGAGCATCATCCGTCTATTTCAAAAGAAGATCGGGAACGTTATTTAAATTTCATTTCGATTGCAAGAAAAGAATACGATGAAATTGCAAAACGTGAAGTACAAAAAGCGTTCGTCTATTCGTATGAAGAATCAGCAAAAACGTTAATGGATAACTATTTAGATAATGTAGAAGCGTATTGTAACAGAGCGAAAATTCGGGACCCGCTCACAGGAGAAGAAATGAATCCAGATGAAAAGCTGATGCGTTCGATTGAAGAGCAAATTGGCATTTCGGAGAATGCGAAAAAAGCATTTCGTGAAGAAATTTTAATTCGTATCTCAGCATATGCCCGCAAAGGTCAACGATTCGATTACAATTCGCACGAACGGTTGCGTGAAGCGATCCAGAAAAAGTTGTTTGCAGACTTAAAAGATATTGTCAAAATTACGACGTCTACAAAAACACCTGATGAACAACAACTCAAGAAAATTAATGAAGTTGTTGCGCGGTTAATTGATGAGTATGGTTATAACTCCACTTCAGCAAATGAATTGCTTCGTTACGTCGGAAGCTTGTTAAACCGATAA
- a CDS encoding glutaredoxin family protein, which yields MKQVTVYTTTTCPYCTLLKNFLAERGIPFKEVNLHQHPEAIDYVVRSTGQMGVPQTEINGRWVIGFDPQRIMQLLQQ from the coding sequence ATGAAACAAGTAACTGTATATACAACAACAACATGTCCATATTGTACATTATTGAAAAACTTTTTAGCTGAACGCGGCATCCCATTTAAAGAAGTGAATTTGCATCAACATCCTGAGGCTATTGATTATGTTGTTCGCTCAACTGGACAAATGGGTGTGCCACAAACTGAAATTAATGGACGTTGGGTGATTGGATTTGATCCGCAACGCATTATGCAATTGTTACAACAATAA
- a CDS encoding zinc metallopeptidase — MFFHPMDFLILIAFGVSIWAQFKVRGNFSKWSDVPASSGLTGAEVARLILDRNGLYDVPVELVPGTLTDHYDPIARAVRLSEPVYYGRSIAAVSVAAHEVGHAVQHQQAYGALVLRHRMFPLVNFTSGIAPFLLLGGFLMQQFSLIGLGIILFSFAVAFQVITLPVEFNASSRAKDFMIAEGIIRNEEERGVSKVLNAAALTYVAAALISVLELIKYVLIFVQGNDED; from the coding sequence ATGTTTTTTCATCCAATGGATTTTCTCATTTTAATTGCCTTCGGGGTATCGATTTGGGCGCAATTCAAAGTAAGAGGAAACTTTAGCAAATGGTCGGATGTTCCAGCTTCATCTGGTTTAACAGGAGCGGAAGTTGCGCGACTCATTTTAGACAGAAATGGGTTATATGATGTGCCAGTTGAGCTTGTTCCAGGCACATTAACGGATCACTACGATCCAATTGCGCGTGCGGTTCGTTTATCAGAGCCTGTGTACTACGGTCGTTCGATTGCTGCTGTATCGGTGGCTGCCCATGAAGTTGGCCACGCAGTGCAACATCAACAAGCGTATGGTGCGCTCGTTTTACGGCACCGTATGTTCCCGCTCGTGAATTTTACATCAGGAATTGCTCCATTCCTTCTTCTTGGCGGGTTTTTGATGCAACAATTTTCGTTAATTGGTTTAGGGATCATTTTATTCTCGTTTGCCGTTGCATTCCAAGTTATTACATTGCCAGTTGAGTTTAATGCAAGCTCACGCGCCAAAGACTTTATGATTGCGGAAGGTATTATTCGCAATGAAGAAGAACGTGGAGTCAGTAAAGTATTAAACGCCGCAGCGTTAACATATGTTGCTGCAGCGCTTATTTCGGTGTTAGAATTAATTAAGTATGTGCTTATTTTTGTACAAGGAAACGATGAAGATTAA
- a CDS encoding IS1634 family transposase has translation MDVQIRAIYESSYLNIISALFKDLDLPQLIDRLVPVDPQCQTRASDIVKLIVLDILSGRQALVHLEQWAHDIDLPKLIRPGLEPSWFNDDAIARHLDRLYEANIHQVLSSCLVQIYKKEGLSLRVFHADTTDKTVYGAYESASPDALQIMHGYNRHHRWQKQIGFGLIGNEDGIPFYGDVHDGNLPDKTWNPEVLSRVQKQLKQAKIEDEWIYVADSAAMTKDTLAQTKAAKAFLITRGPSSLRIVKTALAKADAQDTPWSDPFSLAEKNGATYRVWETTSTYEGHSVRLIVVESSALDQRKGKTLEKERNQEAELLRQKQTQWESCLFSCREDAEQALASLKASLRLRFHRVEASVEAIVRPKKRRGRPKKGAEPDMETLYALRLNVEFDQDAWEQARRKASRFVLVTTVPEEWKGQPMDAKEILKLYKGQISVEMNFSFLKDPFFTDEIYVKKPERVAVLGYLFLLALAIYRVFQRRVRQFITPEHPLKGAGGRKLTRPTGQAIFQLFWYVRVVLLELPDGRIQRALGQPLTYEQRRILQGLGMDESIYV, from the coding sequence ATGGACGTTCAAATTCGGGCCATTTATGAAAGTTCTTATTTGAATATAATAAGCGCCCTGTTCAAAGATCTTGACCTTCCTCAGTTGATTGATCGTCTCGTTCCCGTGGATCCGCAATGCCAAACTCGAGCCAGCGATATCGTCAAACTAATCGTTCTGGATATCTTGAGCGGCCGGCAAGCGCTCGTTCATTTGGAACAATGGGCGCATGACATCGATTTGCCGAAGCTGATTCGGCCAGGGCTGGAGCCGTCTTGGTTCAACGACGATGCCATCGCGCGTCATTTGGATCGCCTGTATGAGGCGAATATCCATCAAGTCCTTTCGTCTTGCCTCGTGCAGATCTACAAGAAAGAAGGCCTCTCTCTTCGCGTCTTCCACGCCGATACGACGGACAAGACCGTTTATGGCGCGTATGAATCGGCCTCGCCGGATGCCTTGCAGATTATGCATGGCTACAACCGGCATCATCGTTGGCAAAAGCAGATCGGATTTGGGCTGATTGGCAACGAGGATGGCATCCCGTTTTATGGCGATGTACACGACGGCAACCTGCCGGATAAGACGTGGAATCCCGAGGTGTTGTCCCGTGTGCAGAAACAGCTGAAGCAGGCGAAGATCGAAGATGAATGGATTTATGTTGCCGATTCTGCCGCCATGACGAAAGACACACTGGCGCAAACGAAGGCCGCCAAAGCCTTTTTGATCACAAGAGGCCCTTCTTCGCTCCGGATCGTCAAAACCGCGCTGGCTAAAGCTGATGCCCAAGACACGCCGTGGAGCGATCCGTTTTCCTTAGCGGAGAAAAACGGAGCCACCTACCGGGTGTGGGAAACGACATCGACGTACGAAGGTCATTCGGTCCGGTTGATCGTCGTTGAATCCAGCGCGCTCGACCAACGAAAAGGAAAGACGCTCGAAAAAGAGCGAAACCAAGAAGCAGAGCTTCTTCGGCAGAAACAAACCCAGTGGGAAAGCTGTCTGTTTTCGTGCCGGGAAGACGCCGAACAAGCCCTAGCGTCTCTAAAGGCGTCCCTTCGTCTCCGGTTCCATCGCGTCGAGGCGTCGGTCGAAGCGATCGTGCGTCCGAAAAAACGGCGCGGACGTCCGAAAAAAGGGGCGGAACCGGACATGGAAACGCTGTACGCCCTTCGCTTGAACGTGGAATTCGACCAAGATGCGTGGGAACAGGCGAGACGGAAAGCGTCCCGGTTTGTCCTTGTCACGACCGTTCCGGAGGAATGGAAAGGTCAACCGATGGATGCGAAAGAGATCTTGAAGTTGTATAAAGGCCAAATCTCGGTGGAAATGAACTTCTCTTTCTTGAAAGACCCGTTCTTTACGGATGAGATTTACGTAAAAAAACCGGAACGGGTCGCGGTATTGGGCTATTTGTTTCTGTTGGCCTTGGCGATTTACCGCGTCTTCCAGCGCCGGGTGCGTCAGTTCATCACCCCGGAACACCCATTAAAGGGCGCGGGAGGCCGGAAACTGACCCGACCGACCGGACAAGCGATTTTTCAATTGTTTTGGTATGTCAGAGTCGTCCTGTTGGAACTGCCGGATGGACGAATTCAACGCGCGTTAGGTCAACCGCTCACGTACGAGCAGCGAAGGATTCTGCAAGGATTAGGGATGGACGAGAGCATTTACGTCTAA
- a CDS encoding peptidoglycan-binding domain-containing protein, which produces MYVVDSVGRVTYPSNFANNLWSGQTLKRGDRNDYVKTLQSWLYKAGFNPGGIDGVYGANTEKAVKEFQKKVGITADGIAGKQTYNALIQIKNNDITGQKDRVEISQESRQRFENQYNIYNTSKTLFTSATSWTKSAVSWLQKAGEFLLDAAKEGLDFLVLDDIRTLFDPNSSNPEKIISLIGLFPAGKVVKAGKVFDLLKSNYSATS; this is translated from the coding sequence ATGTACGTTGTGGATAGTGTTGGTAGAGTCACTTATCCATCTAACTTTGCAAATAATTTATGGAGTGGGCAAACGCTAAAAAGAGGTGATCGAAATGATTATGTGAAAACGCTGCAATCTTGGCTTTACAAAGCCGGATTTAACCCTGGGGGAATTGATGGAGTTTATGGAGCAAATACAGAGAAGGCTGTGAAGGAATTTCAGAAGAAGGTGGGAATTACAGCCGATGGTATTGCAGGAAAGCAAACATATAATGCCTTGATTCAAATTAAAAATAATGATATCACAGGACAGAAAGATAGAGTGGAAATTTCTCAAGAATCTAGGCAACGTTTTGAGAATCAGTATAATATATATAATACATCAAAAACCTTGTTTACTAGTGCAACTAGTTGGACTAAATCAGCAGTTAGCTGGTTACAGAAAGCTGGAGAGTTTTTGCTTGATGCGGCTAAAGAAGGCCTCGATTTTTTAGTACTTGATGATATCCGTACGCTTTTTGATCCGAATTCAAGCAATCCCGAGAAAATTATCTCCCTCATAGGACTTTTTCCTGCAGGAAAAGTAGTGAAAGCGGGAAAGGTTTTTGATTTACTAAAAAGTAACTATTCAGCCACATCATAA